In Salvelinus namaycush isolate Seneca chromosome 12, SaNama_1.0, whole genome shotgun sequence, the DNA window gccttattctaaaatgtattaaataaatgtttttcctcatcaatctacacataataacccgtccggccaaactgagcaatcgggggagaagggccttggtcagggaggtgaccaagaacccgatggtcactctgacagagctccagagttcctctgtggagatgggagaaactcccagaaggacaaccatctctgcagcactccaccaatcaggcctttatggttgagtgggcagacggaagccactcctcagtaaaaggcacatgacagcccgcttggagtgtgccaaaaggcacctaaaggactctcagaccatgagaaacaagattctctggtctgatgaaaccaatattgaactatttggcctgaatgccaagcgtcatgtcaggagaacctggcaccatccctaaggtgaagcatggtggtggcagcatcatgctgtggggatgtttttgagCGGCAgcgactgagagactagtcaggatccagggaaagatgaacggagcaaagtacagcaagatccttgacgaaaacctgctccagagcgctcagggcctcagaccggggcgaaggttcaccttccaacaggacaacaaccctaaacacacagccaatacaacgcaggagtggcttcgggacaagtctctgaatacccttgagtggcccagccagagcccggacttgaacccgatgtaacatctctggagagacctgaaaatagctgtgcagagacgctccccatccaacctgacagagcttaagaggatctgcagagaagaatgggagaaactccccaaatacagatgtgccaagcttgtagcgtcatacccaagaagactcgaggctgtaatcgctgccaaaggtgcttcaacaaagtactgagtaaaagctctgaattcttatgtaaatgtgatatgttttttatttgtaatacatttgcaaaaatgacaaaaaaactttttgctttgtcattatggggtattgtgtgtagattgatgagggaaacaagcaatttaatcaattttacaataaggctgtaatgtaacaaaatgtggaaaaagtcaagggttctgaatactttccaaatgcactgtatatcacagTATAGTAATTACCTGTGTTACTGAGCTAGTTGATTGCGTTGAAGGTCACCTTAACCGTCATGTTAATTATATTTAAGAATCATTTGTTGGTGTGAAAACCCAAGTTGGTTTAATTTGTTATTGAGAGGGCTGGTTTGTATTCTGAAAGAGTTTCAAGTTACCATGGAGACACATGAGTATGGAAATGCTAACTTTAACCCTCTCAAGATGTTATTGTTATAGCTTTGGTAAGGTTATTTAGTCATCTGGATGGATATTGAATTTCAAACACTTTATTTAGATTCATAATGTTTATTTAAATTCCCTAAAGCATAGTATagtcttttgtgtgtgtgtgtgtgtgtgtgtgtgtgtgtgtgtgtgtgtgtgtgtgtgtgtgtgtgtgtgtgtgtgtgtgtgtgtgtgtgtgtgtgtgtgtgtgtgtgtgcgtatgtgtgtgtgaatatgtgtgtgtgtggtcaccaTGAACATTGGTGTTGCTGGATATCTCTTGCCAGAATGTGGTTTTGTATCGATCTTCACCAATGAAAGTATTGACCTTTATCTGTCAATTGAATGAGTCAGTGTTTTCATACGGTGCAGTTTAAAAGTGACAATCTGAGCAAGCTGTGAGAGTGATGGATGGCTCGTGGTGGCTCCAGAAATCTGAGATTCCCATCCTAGGCTTATTCACATAGTATGGCAAGCAAGTTCAATTCAGATCATCAGTCAACTGAGGTCTTCGCATTGTAGATTTGCTGTCGGGCACTGTGTGGCCGGCCTATCCTGACTTGTACGCTGTGCACGTAAAAGGTTCCCAAGCATAGAACTGGAATTGGTCCCAACTGCATTTCAGCTCAGTCTTCTGTGCCGCTTTGAACCGATTCTGTCAGTGTTTCATTCCAGTTAGTTGTTCCATCCCTTCTGTCGTCATTTACTCCCCTTTGGGCATTTGATATGAATGGATAGCCTAGGTGAGAGTGAAATGGCTGAAACTAGGTGgagctttctttctttctctctctctctttctctcggtctgtccatctctgtttcctctctcttcaTTTTTTCTCTCGCATACACACATTCCcactcctgtctttctctcctcgcTGTCCCCCCTCTTTTAGGAGCACTTCACCCCAGAGTGTAAGTTCAAGGAGTCGGTGTTTGAGAACTACTACGTGACCTACTCCTCCATGATCTACAGACAGCAGCAGTCAGGCAGGGCCTGGTATCTTGGCCTCAATAAAGAGGGGGTCATCATGAAGGGCAACCATGTGAAGAAGAATAAACCAGCGGCCCACTTCATCCCTAAACCACTGAAAGGTAAGTGGGCCTTTTTCTGCGAGGCTTTGTGTATCTGTGTTGAAGTCTGTTGGTGGGAACCCTGAAGTGGCTCGTTAGAAAGACTATTTTTTGTGTTTTACGGAAGAATGTTTGTCAAAAGCATAAttagtgttggggaagctactctggaaatatagtttaccaagctaccggTTACTTCACACCGGCAGAAGTAAAGTTACACTAAACGACCCTTAAGAAACACATTGTTgacttaactaaagttactttggaaaagtagttcactacatccaaactactttcGATGCCGATAAAGAAAGGAAATTTGGGCCTACTTTTTGCAAAAGAAGTAGTgcgtagttccagtagttagctacaccgctaaaTGGCAAACAAAGTATTTAACTACTGTAAACACCACCAAGATTTGAAtgtagttcaactaccaccaactACCACCAAGCTGGAGCAAAATGTAATTACTACTCCCCAACACATAATACACATAACCAGACTTTACCTTTACCAAACGTgatctcctctctgcctctttctcttccAGTTGCCATGTACAGAGAACCCTCACTCCATGACCTGACCGAGTTCTCCCGCTCGGGGAGCGGTACTCCCACCAAGAGCCGGAGTGCGTCGGGCTTGCTGAACGGTGGAGGGAAGACACTGAGCCAGAACGAGCAGTCCACATAGCTGTGGGGATCAGCCTCGGGCAGAGGGCGGCTCTCCCAATCGTACAGTAAGCAGACTCAACTGATCCTCGTCAAACTGAACAGGTGGAGAGCAAGGACATTAGCTTAGTGTGTACTGAAACCACTGTGACAGACTATGACATCAACAATGAAATAAATCCATGAGCTTCTGTGGGTCAACTTTGCTATGAACTTTGATACAAAAGGCCTAAACCATTTTGCTGGTCAGGAGTATATATTCTTCCTTGGATTATTCTTGAGCATATGTAGCGTATTACCCATGTATATCTTTCTCCAAGGGTCTTGAGAGGGAGCGTCACTGGCCAGTATTTATGTGGTGCGTGATCGGTCGCTTCCATGCCTCCTAAAAAAAGCAATTTTTGGGGGGGTGTTTGAGTCCAAGAAAGGTGTACATATCTGCAAGTCTTCTGCCTCGGTCTGACTATCTGCCATATGCATTGCTTGCCAGCCATACCCATTGTGTTCATTTGTTCCTGTGTACCAAAGACTCAAACCTGTTTCTCTGGTTTTGCTGAAGACAAAAAAAGTCGGAAAAACTGTGGACTAATcgtactacatactatttagaacaTACTGCTTGGCAAAAATGTATACAATAAGTAACACATTTCAACATACTAGGCTCACTCACACTGAAAATGCCTCATCCAATGCGTTGTTTTCCACCATTCATACATTTTGGTACAACTCTTCCCCttatctgattatcagctgttgccAAACACACGTTGGTCTGAAAATATATTTCTCTTCCCCCCAAAATAGCATGTAACGAACTCGTACTAGACGAAACGTGAAATGACTATGACATCGTGGCATTTAAAGCGTATAACATTTTCGAAATTCGACACACTATAAAACTTTCTTTCGAACGCAAGTAGACTATGAGTAGGCCACGGGTAATTGGACACGGCCAATGTGTGGTTTATAGGGACTTGTTTTCACAGaccctctctgtttatctataTTATTTAAAGAGTCAGTTTCCATCTTCGGTTATTACATCCGAAAGCCTAACTAGAGACCTCTTGAGTTTTGGGAGATCTTGTCGTTTGAATAGGCTACTTACGTCAACCCTTTTACAGCACTGTGTCATTAGTAGGCTCCTTTTCCATTCTAGATGACATAGCAAACCATGAACGTACTTTCATATTGTATTTAGatgtgtttcgtcgtttgtttaCGTGTATGTGTATTACGTGCTTGCTTGCGTGTATGTGCAAGGATAATAACATAATCCTTGATTTTTATAATGTACAATCAATTGGGGATTATTAGTGAAATTGAGGGCTCTTCCAGGTAAAATGATTGTATGTATTCTCCTGCATTGTTGTTTCCTTCCCTGGGGCCaaatgcactgaacaaaaatataaatgcaacatgcaacaatttcaaagattttactgagttacagttcatataagggaatcagtcaattgaaataaattcattaggtcctaatctatggatttcacatgactgggaatacagatatgcaactgttggtcacagatacctttataaaaaggtaggggcatggatttaaaaatactgtcagtatctggtgtgaccacaattTGCCTCGTGCAGCGttacacatctccttcacatatagTTGGCCAGGCTGTTGTtagtggcctgtggaatgttgtcccactcctcttcaatggctgtgtgaagttgctaaATATTGTTGTGAACTGGAACACACTAtcatacacgttgatccagagcatcccaaacatgctcaatgcgtgacatgtctggtgagtatgcaggccttggaagaactgggacattttcagtttccaagaattgtgtacagatccttgcgacatggggccgtgcattatcatgctgaaacatgaggtgatggcggcggatgaatggcacgacaatgggcctcaggatctcgtcacggtatctctgtgcattcaaactgccatcgttaaaatgcaattgtgttcgttgtccgtagcttatgcctgcccataccataaccccaccgccaccatggggcactctgttcacaacgttgacatcagcaaactgctcaccctcacagcgccatacacgctgtctgttAATTGCCCGGTAAAGTTAAAACTGGGactcatccgtgaagagcacacttctccagtgtaccagtggccatcgaaagtgaacatttgcccactgaagtcggttacgacgccgaactgcagtcaagaccctggtgaggacaacgagcatgcagatgagcttccctgatacggtttctgacagtttgtgcaaacccacagtttcatcaccTGTCCGGGTGGCTGATGATCAGATGATCCCACATGTGAAGAACCCGGATGTAGAGGGCCTGGGCTGGCATGTGAGGCCatttggatgtactgccaaattctctaaaacaacattagagaaattaacattcaattctctggcaacagctctggtggacattcctgcagtcagcatgccacttgcacgctccctcaaaacttgagacatctgtggcattgtgttgtgtgacaaaacggcacatgtTAGAGTGGCCttatattgtccccagcacaaggtgcacctgtgtaatgatcatgctgtttaatcagcttcttgatatgccacacctgtcaggtggatggattatcttggcaaaggagaaatgctcactaacgagGATGTAAACCAACgtatgcacaacatttgagagaaagaaGCGTTTTTTTGTGCGTGCGGAACATTTCAGGGACCTTTTATTTTAGCTCACGAAACacgagaccaacactttacatgttgcgtttatatttttgttcagtagagATGCTGATGTCTATCATTTGGTTTGATTCATTGATTTATTGACACTATTATTGCATGGGAGACTGTGGACCTCTGGGAACTAGCAGCATGATGTAACACTGTAGGTCTAGTGTTCTTACTATCTATCTGTTTTGGACCCCGTGCTCCAGTCTGTACCAGACTACAAGTGAATGATCCATAGCACAGACACACGTTTAATCTGGAACCTTCTTCCAGTTTGTTATTTGTTGTTCTAATGAAAATGCACTGAATAAAATGTTTATAAGGAAATACGATTTTGCTTATGCTGTCCCTCTTTTCCACTTGTTGATACTAGTGGCCCCTCACCAGCTATGAAAGGGTTAAACCGCTGTCATCAGTGCTAATACTGAGACTACAATATCCTGGGTGGTGTAAAATGTCCATCCATCTATTATGGATGGGCTAGCTAGATCATCTTCAATGAATCCCTAGGGAACTGATACACCCCTCTTCTAGTGGTGCTAAAGACTGAGAGGCCATTAATATTGATTTTAATTCCTCACATGTTGAAATCCAAGGCCATCTCAGCAGGAGGGGTAGCCAATCACGCCAGAGTGGAGCACAACTCTAGAGCTCTGCTTGAGATGGGATAGACCTCAGTACAAACAGCATTATAAATGCCCACAAaccgagaaagagacagagagggtcaGGAGAAATTGTGCAGACTAAAATAAAATATTGGCAAAAAAACaatgtttgttttattttatttggtagAGCATGTCTATTCGCCACAGAAATAAAGAAATGTAGTAATGTGGGGAGAGCCCTTCTGTGCAGTGAGGGTGGAGAAAgcatacagatgtaagatcttaatttgagccagttttctacagcaggaatAAAATCttacagcaacaggaaatgtgaactaTTATATGTATTATAATTAATGGGCATTGTTTgttggggttgatacatttttcgttcgggcaaatcaagtctgacattttaaaatgGAAATTACAACTTTAGAAgcttttttaaaccttgaatacactataagttagcatttcctgctgtgcaggaagattctcagcaacaaaagaatgATCAGATTAAGATCATGAGTTGTACATGGTCAAGACCAAAGGGACTAACTAACACTCATGAAACAGGAAGTACCACTAGGCTAATAAACCTCCTGCATTGGAATTGATTATGGTATTGATGACAACACAGAGGACAGTGCACATCCTTGACAACAATCGATAGATGGACCTCGAGCCCTGGGTTCAAGGATAAGGTTAACATGCCAGAGCAGTGAATAATAGCCCACTCTTATCAATCGCTCTGCAGGGGTCAATGAAGGGTCAAATGGTAGTGAGAGGAGAATGTTATTTACTTATATTTCTAAGGGCTCAAGTCAATCTGTAAAGCTGAAGCGTTAAAGACTCGACAATAGAAATGTCAAGGTCATTTCTGATAGAGCGGACATTATCCAGCGGTCACCGTGAACGCCGTCTCCGCCAGCGTGGAGAACATTGCCTTTAACTAGGCTTTAGCGCTGAGTTTCCGCGCTCCGGATTGAATAGAGCCTCACGTCAATGAGGAGGCCCTCTAGATAGCTACACCACAATGGCTTACTTCAATCAATAATTGCGTACTTTATTTTAACAATACTTTCATAGATTAAAGGGCCGCACTGTGTGGTACTCAACTTCTGAGCTGTTACTGACCACTCATTTTGCTACCCGTTGTTATGTTTGTTGGGAAACCCTTTTCAAGTCACACACTTAGCCTCAGGATAAAATGCATTACTGTCTTAGTATCACGTGAGGCCAACTCTTTCCTCAAATCTCATTTACAATCTTATGATATAAAACAATGTTATTTGGTATTTGTATGAGTTATTCAACAATATTGATAGATTCAAACGAGAAACTTACTGTGGCCACAGTGCTATTACCGCAGACATGTGACTGGCTTTTCTGAGGATATAGAGCAGACAGCTAGATTTTACTGAAGGCATTTTACTGAAAGCTG includes these proteins:
- the fgf13b gene encoding fibroblast growth factor 13b isoform X2, producing the protein MTFPLRRSASEPQLKGIVTRLYSRTGFHLQMQADGTINGTKDEDNSHAVFNLIPVGLRVVAIQGVQTKLYLAMNNDGFLYTSEHFTPECKFKESVFENYYVTYSSMIYRQQQSGRAWYLGLNKEGVIMKGNHVKKNKPAAHFIPKPLKVAMYREPSLHDLTEFSRSGSGTPTKSRSASGLLNGGGKTLSQNEQST